CCCAAGTAGCAAAACGCTTTGGAGTAAGTGTAAATAGTGTGTTTCTCTGGTCTAAGAGGTTAGAGCCGAGGCGCACTAAAATCAGACCTGCAATAAAGATTGATAGAGAGATCTTGATGGAGGATATCAAGAAATACCCTGATGCCTTCAACTATGAACGAGCACATCGTCTCAACGTAAGCACTTCAGGCATTCGGTGTGCCATGAAGAGGTTAAGAATTAGCTATAAAAAAAACGCTCAACCATCCCAAGGCCTGCGAAACAAAAAGACAAATCTTTCAAGGGAAAATCGCAGAATATAAACGTTTGGGAAAGCCAATTGTATATATTGATGAAAGCGGGTTTGCCCATGATATGCCCCGCACCCACGGTTACTCCAAAATAGGACAGCGATGTTTTGGCACTCATGATTGGGGAGCAAAAGGAAGAACAAATGCAATAGGGGCATTACTTGGAACAAGCCTCCTTACACTTGCGTTATTCGAGTGCAATATTAATACAGATGCCTTTTCCATTTGGGCAGAGGAGGACTTGCTACCGAAACTTCCCTCTGAAAGTATTCTGGTTATGGATAATGCTTCATTCCATAAAAGCAAATCTATGCAAGAGAAGATCCAGGCTGCAGGCCATACCTTGGAATATCTTCCTCCCTATTCTCCTGATCTAAACCCTATTGAACACAAGTGGGCACAGGCAAAGTCTAAGCGAAGAAAATATCAATGTGGAATAGACGAACTTTTCAAGGAGCACTGC
The window above is part of the Candidatus Neptunochlamydia sp. REUL1 genome. Proteins encoded here:
- a CDS encoding IS630 family transposase, yielding MAEYKRLGKPIVYIDESGFAHDMPRTHGYSKIGQRCFGTHDWGAKGRTNAIGALLGTSLLTLALFECNINTDAFSIWAEEDLLPKLPSESILVMDNASFHKSKSMQEKIQAAGHTLEYLPPYSPDLNPIEHKWAQAKSKRRKYQCGIDELFKEHCL
- a CDS encoding IS630 transposase-related protein; translation: MTYSLDFRKKVLSIRSKEKLSFAQVAKRFGVSVNSVFLWSKRLEPRRTKIRPAIKIDREILMEDIKKYPDAFNYERAHRLNVSTSGIRCAMKRLRISYKKNAQPSQGLRNKKTNLSRENRRI